From one Gallionella capsiferriformans ES-2 genomic stretch:
- a CDS encoding MBL fold metallo-hydrolase, producing MKIKFWGVRGSIASPGPATVKYGGNTTCIEIRSDDNQLIILDGGTGIFPLAQSLLKNLPVTAHIFNTHSHWDHIQGLPFFIPIFIPGNTIKLYGARDPVTGDGPERIINVQLQYSFFPVREAEIQSRFEYVSLMPNTPLTLGDATITPTLLNHPVINLGYRIDCNGKSIFFTGDHEAHFNIYDLEDEGYAEYQALIDEQCLAIVNAVRGVDVLIADCSYTPEEHRAKIGWGHGTFDSSIKLALNAGAKVLYCTHHEPTRSDDELERVFAEALERNAGILGQLEVRLAREGQEIEV from the coding sequence ATGAAAATTAAATTCTGGGGCGTACGCGGCTCTATCGCCTCCCCGGGCCCTGCGACCGTCAAATACGGTGGCAACACCACCTGTATCGAAATCCGCAGCGACGACAATCAGCTGATCATACTCGACGGCGGAACCGGCATTTTTCCGCTGGCGCAATCGCTACTCAAAAATTTGCCGGTCACCGCCCATATTTTCAATACACACAGCCACTGGGATCACATTCAGGGCCTGCCCTTTTTCATTCCCATCTTCATCCCCGGCAACACGATCAAACTTTACGGTGCGCGCGATCCCGTTACGGGTGACGGTCCGGAACGCATTATCAACGTACAGCTGCAATACAGTTTTTTTCCGGTACGCGAGGCTGAAATTCAATCGAGATTTGAATATGTCAGCTTGATGCCGAATACACCATTGACCCTGGGCGACGCCACCATTACGCCCACCCTGCTCAATCATCCGGTGATCAATCTGGGCTACCGCATCGACTGCAATGGCAAATCGATATTTTTTACCGGCGACCATGAAGCCCATTTCAACATCTATGACCTGGAAGATGAGGGCTATGCAGAATATCAGGCACTGATCGATGAACAGTGCCTCGCCATCGTAAATGCTGTACGCGGCGTCGATGTGCTGATTGCTGACTGCTCATACACGCCCGAGGAGCACCGGGCCAAAATAGGATGGGGGCACGGCACCTTCGACAGCAGCATTAAACTGGCTCTGAATGCCGGCGCCAAGGTCCTTTATTGCACTCACCACGAACCGACCCGCAGCGACGATGAACTCGAACGCGTCTTTGCAGAAGCACTCGAACGCAACGCCGGCATCTTGGGGCAACTAGAGGTCAGGCTGGCACGCGAAGGGCAGGAAATCGAGGTCTGA
- a CDS encoding DMT family transporter, which yields MAFNYNKNNLLPAFGILSGALVWGLIWYPYRVLQDAGISGPLGTLITYTLAMGLGAFMLPRVWREFSTAGWWALGLLLSAGWANFGYVLAMLHGEVMRVLLLFYLAPVWTILFSFWLLGERLNRYGYLVIALSMSGAFIMLWEPALGIPYPQNVSEWLGLSAGISFALSNVVSRRATCLSVETKTFSIWLGTAMLTAPLLVWQGGLPAQGIGGESWLILGLISIALCSVSFAVQYGVTHMPANRAMLLFLFELVIAAVASYFLANEAMGLRDWLGAALIVSASLLSGKLYVEPEVKA from the coding sequence ATGGCTTTTAATTACAATAAAAACAATTTACTACCTGCTTTTGGAATTCTCTCAGGGGCACTCGTCTGGGGGCTGATCTGGTATCCTTACCGCGTATTGCAGGATGCCGGGATCTCGGGGCCGTTAGGCACGCTGATCACTTATACGCTGGCGATGGGGTTAGGCGCATTCATGCTGCCGCGCGTGTGGCGCGAATTTTCAACTGCGGGCTGGTGGGCGCTGGGGTTGCTGCTGAGTGCCGGCTGGGCCAATTTTGGCTACGTCCTGGCGATGTTGCACGGCGAAGTGATGCGCGTATTGCTGCTGTTCTATCTGGCGCCGGTGTGGACGATCCTGTTTTCCTTCTGGTTGCTGGGCGAACGTTTAAATCGCTACGGCTATCTGGTGATCGCGCTGTCGATGAGCGGCGCGTTCATTATGTTGTGGGAACCGGCGTTAGGCATTCCTTATCCGCAAAACGTCTCGGAGTGGCTGGGACTGTCAGCCGGAATTAGTTTTGCGTTGTCCAACGTCGTATCGCGTCGTGCAACCTGCCTGAGTGTCGAAACGAAAACCTTTAGCATCTGGCTGGGTACGGCGATGCTCACCGCGCCGCTGCTCGTGTGGCAGGGCGGACTCCCGGCGCAGGGGATCGGGGGTGAGAGCTGGCTGATACTCGGATTGATCAGCATCGCCTTGTGTTCGGTCAGCTTTGCGGTGCAGTATGGTGTGACGCACATGCCGGCCAATCGGGCGATGCTGCTGTTTTTGTTCGAACTGGTGATCGCCGCCGTGGCTTCCTATTTTCTGGCGAATGAAGCGATGGGGTTGCGCGACTGGCTGGGGGCTGCGCTGATCGTGTCGGCCAGTTTGCTGTCAGGGAAGCTGTATGTCGAACCTGAAGTTAAAGCCTGA
- the phnE gene encoding phosphonate ABC transporter, permease protein PhnE: MKSPRIPAPPVIEPATGVLLIGLLALVGVSFYSLTIKWGELFSADALRSCMEFLNGFVPPELAAPFLIRVAEGMLETLSMSTLGTVIAFIFGITLALPASARFGATARSLIRLALNILRSIPELVWAVIVLIAAGLGPFAGTLALALHTTGVLGRLFADALENLPDAPEATLRINGASPMAAFFYASLPQILPQLMSYTLYRWENNIRAAAILGVVGAGGLGQMLKYHLSLFQMHQAASVIIAMLLMITLVDGISFRLRRQLVGNYTSSRVARLACSIGRKIFSG; this comes from the coding sequence ATGAAGTCTCCTCGAATTCCCGCTCCGCCTGTTATCGAACCTGCCACCGGTGTATTGCTGATTGGTTTGCTGGCATTGGTCGGTGTCAGCTTTTATTCGCTGACTATCAAATGGGGGGAGCTTTTCAGCGCCGATGCATTGCGTTCTTGCATGGAGTTTTTAAACGGCTTTGTACCGCCTGAGTTAGCGGCGCCGTTCCTGATCAGGGTCGCTGAGGGCATGCTGGAAACGCTGTCCATGTCGACATTGGGGACAGTCATCGCATTTATATTCGGTATCACATTGGCTTTGCCTGCCAGCGCAAGATTCGGCGCAACAGCACGCTCGCTCATTCGTCTTGCGCTCAATATATTGCGCTCGATTCCCGAACTGGTTTGGGCTGTCATCGTGCTGATTGCTGCAGGACTGGGACCCTTCGCAGGCACGCTGGCGCTGGCATTGCACACGACCGGGGTGCTGGGCCGACTGTTCGCTGATGCGCTTGAGAATTTGCCTGATGCGCCTGAGGCTACTCTGCGCATTAACGGCGCCTCTCCGATGGCTGCATTCTTTTATGCATCGCTACCGCAAATCCTGCCGCAATTGATGTCCTACACGCTGTATCGCTGGGAGAACAATATTCGTGCCGCAGCCATTCTGGGGGTAGTCGGTGCAGGTGGGTTAGGGCAGATGCTGAAATATCATCTTTCACTGTTTCAGATGCATCAGGCTGCCAGCGTTATTATCGCGATGCTGTTGATGATCACCCTGGTTGATGGCATCAGCTTCCGGCTCCGACGCCAGCTAGTTGGAAATTACACGTCATCGCGAGTAGCAAGATTGGCGTGTTCAATTGGGAGGAAAATTTTCAGCGGCTAG
- a CDS encoding PhnE/PtxC family ABC transporter permease: MSMLVKAAHHPDPAWRGRIAATLVALILLWPMLVASEFKPWILLDAQSLQATWGFLSGFFPPAHSREFLLLILEATWQTIAIATAGLTLGLLGAIPLTLLATESMSVSLLETGRMRLSGAIVRQAARWLLVLLRSVPELVWALLLVRIVGLGPTAGVLAISLTYSGMLGKVYAEILESSEAHATQSLLKNGGSRLASLIYGALPASASELVSYTTFRWECAIRGSVVMGFVGAGGIGQRMDESMKMLAGSEVSTMLIIFVLLVACADLVSTFLRKRLG; the protein is encoded by the coding sequence ATGAGCATGCTCGTTAAAGCCGCACATCACCCGGACCCTGCCTGGCGAGGCCGTATCGCGGCGACCCTTGTTGCCTTGATACTGTTGTGGCCCATGCTGGTTGCAAGCGAGTTCAAGCCGTGGATATTGCTGGATGCACAAAGTCTGCAGGCGACCTGGGGCTTTCTTTCCGGATTTTTCCCTCCCGCACATTCCAGGGAATTCCTGTTGCTGATCCTGGAGGCAACCTGGCAGACCATCGCTATTGCCACTGCCGGGCTGACTTTGGGGCTGCTCGGCGCAATCCCGCTGACCCTGCTGGCAACGGAATCAATGTCGGTCTCACTTTTGGAAACCGGGCGGATGCGTCTGTCCGGCGCCATAGTCAGGCAAGCTGCGCGCTGGTTGTTGGTGTTGCTGCGCAGCGTACCGGAACTGGTTTGGGCATTGCTTCTGGTACGTATCGTAGGTCTTGGGCCGACTGCCGGGGTATTGGCCATTTCACTGACATACAGCGGCATGCTTGGTAAAGTTTACGCTGAGATACTTGAATCTTCAGAAGCACATGCGACCCAGTCGCTTCTGAAGAATGGTGGCAGTCGGCTGGCTTCATTGATTTATGGCGCCTTGCCGGCATCGGCATCAGAGTTAGTGTCCTACACCACCTTCCGCTGGGAATGTGCGATTCGTGGCTCGGTAGTAATGGGGTTTGTCGGTGCAGGTGGAATCGGTCAACGCATGGATGAATCGATGAAAATGCTGGCCGGGAGTGAAGTGTCCACCATGCTGATCATCTTCGTGCTGCTGGTGGCTTGCGCTGATCTGGTCAGCACTTTCTTACGTAAGCGACTGGGATGA
- a CDS encoding phosphonate ABC transporter ATP-binding protein codes for MSFVLRGISVRHASAERGDSCNALNEVSVSIKQGEQLALIGPSGAGKTTLLHTLACAHPQASGELSVFGVSPWKLSHAERHALRARLFLAPQTPPLPPRQRVVTTVLAGCLPQWNIWQAIASLIRPSNPDAAYDALARFNLQDKLYARVDRLSGGERQRCGMARLLVSKADAFLVDEPLSALDPMLAQQTLTTLQQEAASRNATLICSLHQVELALSCFPRIVGLRDGRIVFDAPRAKVTEAMITELYRHAVQDEQRDVRRRQRAFMYPADQL; via the coding sequence ATGTCGTTCGTATTACGCGGCATCAGTGTGCGCCATGCTTCGGCTGAGCGTGGGGATTCATGCAATGCCCTGAATGAAGTCAGTGTGTCGATCAAACAGGGTGAGCAACTGGCCTTGATCGGTCCATCCGGCGCTGGCAAAACGACCCTGCTGCACACCCTGGCTTGTGCTCATCCGCAAGCCTCCGGTGAACTGTCCGTTTTTGGGGTGTCGCCCTGGAAGCTGAGCCATGCCGAGCGGCATGCACTGCGCGCACGTCTGTTCCTCGCTCCGCAGACTCCTCCATTGCCGCCGAGGCAACGCGTGGTGACCACTGTTCTGGCGGGATGTCTGCCGCAGTGGAATATATGGCAAGCGATCGCATCGCTGATCAGGCCAAGCAATCCTGATGCAGCGTATGACGCGCTGGCGCGATTCAATCTCCAGGACAAGTTGTATGCGCGAGTGGATCGTCTGTCGGGAGGCGAACGTCAGCGTTGCGGGATGGCGCGCCTGCTGGTCTCGAAAGCAGATGCCTTTCTGGTGGATGAGCCGCTGTCCGCACTCGATCCCATGCTGGCACAGCAAACTTTGACTACCCTGCAACAGGAGGCGGCAAGTCGCAATGCCACGCTGATATGCAGCCTGCATCAGGTTGAGCTGGCACTCAGTTGTTTTCCGCGCATTGTCGGCCTGCGCGATGGTCGTATCGTATTTGATGCGCCTCGGGCAAAAGTGACGGAAGCGATGATTACCGAGCTTTACCGCCATGCCGTGCAGGATGAGCAGCGTGATGTTCGCAGGCGCCAGCGCGCATTCATGTACCCTGCTGACCAGCTATGA
- a CDS encoding putative selenate ABC transporter substrate-binding protein produces the protein MTCSISSKSIKSLIATVFASIVLLSATPSFAEQVLRVSAIPDESPTELQRKFKPLGEYLEKKLGMKVEFNPVTDYAASVEGLVNNKLDMVWFGGFTFVQAKVRSNNQVIPLVQREEDEKFKSVFITTRNEITKLSDLKGKTFTFGSESSTSGHLMPRSFLLAAKINPETDMKRIAFSGAHDATVAAVAGGKVDAGALNISVWEKLLLQGKVDANVVHVLYTTPGFYDYNWSVRADMAPALREKLTKAFLALDKNNPADKEILDLQRTARFIPTKAANYSAIESAARSAGMLK, from the coding sequence ATGACTTGTTCTATATCTTCAAAATCTATCAAATCACTCATTGCAACTGTGTTCGCCTCAATAGTACTGTTGTCGGCCACCCCGTCCTTTGCGGAACAGGTATTGCGCGTGTCGGCAATTCCGGATGAATCGCCGACTGAATTGCAGCGCAAGTTCAAGCCGCTGGGCGAGTACCTTGAGAAGAAGCTGGGAATGAAGGTGGAATTCAACCCTGTCACCGATTACGCGGCATCCGTTGAAGGTCTGGTCAACAACAAACTGGATATGGTCTGGTTTGGGGGGTTTACTTTTGTGCAGGCCAAAGTGCGCAGTAACAACCAGGTGATCCCGCTGGTGCAACGTGAGGAAGACGAAAAATTCAAGTCCGTTTTCATCACGACGCGTAATGAGATTACAAAGCTGTCTGACCTGAAGGGCAAGACATTTACTTTCGGCTCGGAATCTTCCACATCCGGTCATCTGATGCCCCGCTCCTTTTTGCTTGCAGCCAAAATTAATCCGGAAACGGACATGAAGCGCATCGCTTTTTCCGGCGCGCATGATGCGACGGTCGCTGCTGTTGCCGGTGGCAAGGTGGATGCGGGCGCGCTGAATATCTCCGTATGGGAGAAGTTGTTGTTGCAAGGCAAGGTGGATGCCAATGTTGTTCATGTGCTCTACACCACTCCGGGTTTTTACGATTACAACTGGAGTGTACGCGCCGACATGGCACCGGCATTGCGCGAGAAGTTAACTAAGGCATTCCTCGCGCTGGACAAAAACAATCCTGCCGACAAGGAAATTCTCGATTTGCAACGCACTGCCCGCTTTATTCCGACCAAGGCGGCAAATTACAGTGCGATTGAAAGTGCAGCAAGAAGCGCAGGTATGCTGAAGTAA
- the dapC gene encoding succinyldiaminopimelate transaminase, with protein MNSDLNKLQPYPFQKLAALFREVTPNQDYRAISLSIGEPKHATPPFIYEAITDNLSGLASYPTTAGTDALRSTIASWLAHRYDIPTPDFKTQVLPVNGSREALFAFAQTVIDRNRPDPAVVCPNPFYQIYEGAAFLAGATPYFLNTLPEDNYALNFSQLAEEVWQRTQLIYVCSPGNPTGRVMPIAEWKTLFELSDRYNFVIASDECYSEIYFDEAPLGALQAAQQLGRGDYKNLVVFSSLSKRSNVPGMRSGFVAGDARVIEKFALYRTYHGSAMNPVIQSASIAAWNDEAHVAENRRMYAEKFTRVMEILSPVLPVALPDAAFYLWIRTPIKDTAFAQALYRDYNVTVLPGSFLARHAQGINPGEHFVRLALVAETAETVEAAQRIAEFTRGLSVTSSK; from the coding sequence ATGAATTCCGACCTGAATAAACTCCAGCCCTACCCGTTCCAGAAACTCGCCGCCCTGTTTCGTGAAGTCACGCCGAATCAAGATTACCGGGCGATCAGCCTGTCGATCGGCGAACCGAAACACGCGACACCGCCATTTATCTATGAGGCCATAACTGACAATCTGAGCGGGCTTGCCAGTTACCCCACAACGGCAGGCACTGACGCGTTGCGCAGCACGATCGCCAGCTGGCTGGCGCATCGCTACGATATCCCGACGCCCGATTTCAAGACACAGGTCTTGCCAGTGAACGGCAGCCGCGAAGCCTTGTTCGCCTTCGCGCAAACAGTGATCGACCGCAACCGCCCCGATCCTGCTGTCGTCTGCCCGAATCCGTTCTACCAGATTTACGAGGGCGCGGCATTTTTAGCCGGTGCGACCCCCTACTTTCTCAATACTTTGCCGGAAGACAATTACGCATTGAATTTCAGCCAGTTAGCGGAAGAGGTCTGGCAGCGCACCCAGCTGATTTATGTCTGCTCGCCCGGCAACCCGACGGGGCGTGTGATGCCGATAGCGGAATGGAAAACGCTGTTTGAGCTATCCGACCGTTACAATTTCGTGATCGCCTCGGACGAATGCTATTCAGAAATTTATTTTGACGAGGCGCCACTGGGCGCGTTGCAAGCTGCCCAACAACTGGGACGCGGTGACTACAAAAATCTGGTGGTGTTTTCCAGCCTGTCGAAGCGTTCAAACGTGCCCGGCATGCGCTCAGGCTTTGTGGCCGGGGATGCGCGCGTCATCGAAAAATTTGCGCTCTACCGCACCTATCACGGCTCCGCGATGAATCCGGTAATCCAGTCCGCCAGCATCGCGGCATGGAACGACGAGGCGCATGTCGCTGAAAATCGCCGCATGTATGCCGAAAAATTCACCCGCGTGATGGAAATTTTGTCGCCCGTTTTACCGGTAGCTCTGCCGGATGCGGCTTTTTATCTATGGATACGCACGCCCATCAAGGATACGGCCTTCGCGCAAGCCTTATATCGCGATTATAATGTCACCGTTTTGCCGGGCAGTTTCTTGGCCCGCCACGCGCAGGGCATCAACCCGGGTGAGCATTTTGTCCGACTGGCGTTAGTTGCCGAAACTGCCGAAACCGTGGAAGCCGCACAAAGAATCGCTGAATTTACCCGCGGGTTGTCAGTCACGAGTAGCAAGTAA
- the dapD gene encoding 2,3,4,5-tetrahydropyridine-2,6-dicarboxylate N-succinyltransferase, whose product MDQLQQIIEAAFERRADITPRNADAQLKEAVDAVISKLDNGTLRVAEKIDGEWVTHQWLKKAVLLSFRLEDNAFIKGGFTNYYDKVPSKFADYNSRDFREGGFRVVPPAAARKGAYIAKNVVLMPSYVNIGAYVDEGTMVDTWATVGSCAQIGKNVHLSGGVGIGGVLEPVQANPTIIGDNCFVGARSEIVEGVILEDNVVISMGVFIGQSTKIYDRETGTVTYGRVPAGSVVVSGSLPSADGKYSLYCAVIVKKVDAKTLSKVGINELLRGI is encoded by the coding sequence ATGGATCAATTACAACAAATCATCGAAGCCGCTTTTGAACGTCGTGCCGACATTACCCCGCGCAATGCGGACGCGCAACTCAAAGAAGCTGTCGATGCGGTCATCAGCAAACTGGACAACGGCACGCTGCGCGTCGCCGAAAAAATTGACGGCGAATGGGTTACCCACCAGTGGCTGAAAAAGGCGGTGCTGCTGTCGTTCCGTCTGGAAGACAACGCCTTTATCAAAGGCGGTTTCACTAACTACTACGACAAAGTGCCGTCAAAATTCGCCGACTACAACAGCCGCGATTTCCGTGAAGGCGGTTTCCGCGTTGTGCCTCCCGCTGCCGCACGCAAAGGCGCATACATCGCAAAAAACGTGGTGCTGATGCCATCCTATGTCAATATCGGCGCCTATGTCGATGAAGGCACCATGGTAGACACCTGGGCGACGGTCGGCTCCTGCGCGCAGATCGGCAAAAACGTACATCTGTCAGGCGGCGTCGGCATTGGCGGCGTGCTCGAACCGGTTCAGGCTAACCCGACTATCATCGGCGACAATTGTTTCGTAGGTGCACGCTCCGAAATCGTCGAAGGCGTGATTCTGGAAGACAACGTAGTGATCTCGATGGGCGTATTCATCGGCCAGAGCACCAAGATTTACGACCGCGAAACCGGCACCGTGACCTATGGCCGTGTACCGGCAGGCTCAGTCGTCGTCAGCGGCAGCCTGCCTTCAGCGGATGGCAAATACAGCCTGTATTGCGCGGTAATCGTCAAAAAAGTCGATGCCAAGACGCTGTCCAAGGTCGGCATCAACGAACTGCTGCGTGGAATCTAA
- a CDS encoding PilT/PilU family type 4a pilus ATPase encodes MIVTPLLKLAAEKLASDLFFSVGAPVNVKIDGNAVPVNSQVLSADIIKRIAYEMMSSRQIIEFEANMEMNFSYREEGLGNFRVNIFRQRGDIAIVIRYIRGKISEMDKLHLPPVLKSLIMEKRGLILVVGATGSGKSTTLASMIDYRSRTQTGHILTIEDPIEYLFKHDKSIVNQREIGTDTKNYENALSCGMREAPDVLMIGEVRDRETLKHALIFAQTGHLCLTTLHANNSYHALNRIVNFFPYDSRQSVLSDLSMCLRAVISQRLVRNVHGKQVPAVEVLLNTTLIADLIKNDEIEKIHEAIDKSVSAGSQTFEQALYRLFKTGVISKEEAMRNADSASNLAALVDFSERTNTMTVPSYTPNPVTAKTPQSDFSGIKLDLDVS; translated from the coding sequence ATGATCGTCACACCGTTGCTGAAGCTCGCGGCTGAAAAGTTAGCCTCCGACCTGTTTTTTTCGGTCGGTGCGCCGGTCAACGTCAAGATCGATGGCAATGCCGTCCCGGTTAACTCGCAAGTCCTCAGTGCAGACATCATCAAGCGCATCGCTTACGAGATGATGAGCTCGCGCCAGATCATCGAATTTGAAGCCAACATGGAAATGAACTTCTCCTACCGTGAGGAAGGGCTGGGAAATTTTCGTGTCAACATTTTCCGTCAGCGCGGCGATATCGCCATTGTCATACGCTATATCCGCGGCAAGATTAGCGAGATGGACAAATTGCATCTGCCGCCCGTCTTAAAATCGCTGATCATGGAAAAGCGCGGCCTGATACTGGTCGTCGGCGCCACAGGCTCAGGCAAGTCAACGACCCTGGCCTCGATGATCGATTACCGCAGCCGTACCCAGACCGGGCACATCCTGACCATCGAAGACCCGATCGAGTACCTTTTCAAACACGACAAGTCTATCGTCAATCAGCGTGAAATCGGCACGGATACGAAAAACTACGAAAATGCGCTGTCGTGCGGCATGCGTGAGGCACCGGATGTGCTGATGATCGGTGAAGTCCGCGACCGCGAGACCTTGAAGCACGCGCTGATCTTTGCGCAAACCGGACATTTGTGTCTGACAACGCTGCATGCCAATAACAGTTATCACGCGCTCAACCGCATCGTCAATTTCTTCCCCTACGATTCTCGCCAGAGCGTCTTATCGGATTTATCGATGTGTTTGCGCGCAGTGATTTCACAACGTCTGGTGCGCAATGTGCACGGCAAACAGGTGCCCGCCGTAGAAGTGCTGCTCAACACGACGCTAATTGCCGACCTGATCAAAAACGACGAGATCGAAAAGATACACGAGGCCATCGACAAAAGCGTGTCAGCAGGTTCGCAAACCTTCGAGCAGGCGTTGTACCGTTTATTTAAAACCGGCGTCATCAGCAAAGAAGAAGCCATGCGCAACGCCGATTCCGCAAGCAATCTCGCCGCATTGGTCGATTTTTCCGAGCGCACCAATACCATGACGGTGCCCTCCTACACCCCCAACCCGGTTACCGCGAAAACACCGCAATCGGACTTCAGCGGCATCAAACTCGATCTGGATGTATCTTGA
- a CDS encoding Spx/MgsR family RNA polymerase-binding regulatory protein — protein MKLYGNANCSTVKKARDWLTAHHIAVEFHDFKKSGLDASIVENWLSQRDQSELINRKGLTWRALTDEQKQSIKDDTSALALMIDKTSVVKRPVLEQAGRVLHIGFDPLAYAHLFNKEVKS, from the coding sequence ATTAAACTCTACGGCAATGCCAATTGCAGCACGGTCAAAAAGGCACGCGACTGGCTGACAGCACACCATATCGCGGTCGAATTTCACGACTTCAAAAAGTCTGGCCTCGATGCCAGCATTGTGGAAAACTGGCTGTCGCAACGCGACCAGTCGGAATTGATCAACCGCAAAGGGCTGACCTGGCGCGCATTAACAGATGAACAAAAACAAAGTATTAAAGACGATACTTCAGCATTAGCTTTAATGATTGACAAAACAAGTGTCGTCAAACGTCCGGTACTGGAACAGGCGGGACGCGTATTACATATCGGCTTCGACCCCTTGGCTTATGCCCACCTATTCAACAAAGAGGTTAAATCATGA
- the dapE gene encoding succinyl-diaminopimelate desuccinylase, with the protein MTETLALAKALIARRSLTPDDAGCQEILIERLEKLGFTIERMRFGNVDNFWARRGINAPVVVFAGHTDVVPSGPVESWFSPPFEPTIRDEMLFGRGAADMKTSIAAFITAIEAFVEDHPQHDGSIALLITSDEEGVAVDGTVRVVEALQARGETLDYCIVGEPTSNKLVGDMIKNGRRGSLNGTLVVQGVQGHIAYPHLVKNPIHMVSPAIAELATTVWDEGNEYFPPTSWQISNMNGGTGATNVVPGTVDILFNFRFSTASTELELKNRVHAILDKHGVKYDLLWELSGKPYITPKGNLVEAISRAIEQSYGITPELSTSGGTSDGRFIADICAQVIEFGPLNATIHKLNECVAVADIEPLKLTYQRTLENLLCK; encoded by the coding sequence ATGACCGAAACACTCGCACTCGCGAAGGCGCTGATCGCGCGCCGCTCACTTACCCCTGACGATGCAGGCTGCCAGGAAATTCTGATCGAACGACTGGAAAAGCTAGGCTTTACCATTGAACGCATGCGTTTTGGCAATGTCGATAATTTCTGGGCGAGGCGCGGCATCAATGCGCCCGTCGTGGTATTCGCAGGCCACACCGATGTCGTCCCCAGCGGCCCGGTAGAATCCTGGTTCAGCCCGCCCTTTGAACCGACGATCAGGGATGAAATGCTGTTTGGTCGCGGTGCGGCCGACATGAAGACCTCGATTGCCGCATTCATCACGGCGATCGAAGCCTTTGTCGAAGATCACCCCCAGCACGACGGCTCTATCGCCCTGTTGATCACCTCCGACGAAGAAGGTGTAGCGGTGGATGGCACAGTGCGCGTAGTCGAAGCCTTGCAGGCGCGCGGCGAAACACTGGACTATTGCATCGTCGGTGAACCGACCTCCAACAAACTGGTTGGCGACATGATCAAAAACGGTCGTCGCGGCTCGCTCAACGGCACGCTGGTGGTGCAAGGCGTGCAGGGTCATATCGCTTATCCGCATTTGGTGAAAAATCCGATCCACATGGTCTCCCCCGCCATTGCCGAACTGGCTACAACAGTCTGGGATGAAGGCAACGAATATTTCCCTCCTACTTCATGGCAGATTTCCAACATGAACGGCGGCACCGGCGCGACCAATGTCGTCCCGGGCACGGTCGACATCCTGTTCAATTTCCGTTTCTCCACCGCCAGTACCGAACTGGAGCTCAAAAATCGCGTGCATGCGATCCTCGATAAGCACGGCGTCAAATACGACCTGCTGTGGGAGTTGTCCGGCAAGCCCTACATTACGCCCAAGGGAAATCTGGTTGAGGCCATCAGCCGTGCGATCGAGCAAAGCTACGGCATCACGCCTGAACTCTCGACCTCCGGCGGCACCTCGGACGGACGCTTTATTGCCGACATCTGCGCGCAGGTGATCGAATTCGGCCCGCTGAATGCGACCATCCATAAACTCAACGAATGCGTCGCAGTCGCCGACATCGAACCCCTCAAGCTGACCTATCAGCGCACACTGGAAAACCTGTTATGCAAATAA